In Citrus sinensis cultivar Valencia sweet orange chromosome 2, DVS_A1.0, whole genome shotgun sequence, a single genomic region encodes these proteins:
- the LOC102619959 gene encoding putative UPF0481 protein At3g02645 isoform X3, producing MDARKHEHEGYDVLTDMEKLADALSGELESLHPLARECSIYRVPETTRCSNPTPRIVSIGPFHHGKEELKAMEEHKKRYLKCFLQRTKVRIASFLGFIKAREAELRNCYAETIHLGSDEFIKMVLVDAVFLIELFLKFYQPNFRTDEDLISRKSFLHVDMKHEILLLENQLPLFILNDLFNLAKTTMFETNLYEEFSFMTISCFWFRGNIAGYLPIQENLLEINFSRAKHFVDLLILCLQPSQSHSDIALKDVNIPSLKELHQAGVKFKPGSSKNLLDIKFNEGILEIPFLTVYGATERLYRNVLAFEMMHCYTSYFNDHIIMMDYLVNTPKDAELLVQNEIMGLGPIANYHGTSGRQP from the exons ATGGACGCCAGAAAGCATGAGCACGAGGGTTATGATGTATTGACTGATATGGAGAAGTTGGCAGATGCTTTGAGCGGGGAACTGGAGTCATTGCATCCCTTAGCCAGAGAGTGTTCCATCTACAGAGTTCCGGAGACCACGCGGTGTTCCAATCCAACTCCGCGAATAGTTTCAATTGGCCCTTTTCATCATGGTAAGGAAGAGCTAAAAGCCATGGAAGAGCATAAGAAAAGATACCTTAAGTGCTTTCTTCAACGAACTAAGGTACGCATAGCAAGTTTCCTTGGATTTATAAAGGCAAGGGAAGCAGAATTGCGCAACTGTTATGCTGAAACAATTCATCTTGGGAGTGATGAGTTCATAAAAATGGTTCTAGTGGATGCTGTGTTTCTCATTGAGCTCTTTCTGAAGTTTTATCAACCTAATTTCAGAACGGATGAGGATCTCATatcaagaaaatcatttttgcATGTTGATATGAAGCATGAGATTTTGCTGCTAGAAAATCAGCTTCCATTGTTCATTCTCAACGACTTGTTTAATCTAGCCAAAACAACAATGTTTGAAACGAACTTGTATGAGGAATTTTCCTTCATGACAATTTCCTGTTTTTGGTTCAGGGGTAATATTGCTGGATATCTTCCAATACAGGAGAATTTGCTAGAAATCAACTTTTCGAGAGCTAAACATTTTGTTGATCTGCTTATACTCTGTCTTCAGCCATCCCAGTCGCATTCAGATATTGCGTTGAAAGATGTGAACATTCCCAGTCTAAAGGAACTTCACCAAGCCGGAGTCAAGTTTAAACCGGGGTCAAGCAAAAATCTACTCGACATCAAATTTAATGAGGGAATTCTAGAAATTCCATTTTTAACGGTGTATGGTGCCACAGAGCGTTTGTACAGAAATGTTCTGGCTTTCGAGATGATGCATTGCTACACTAGCTATTTTAATGACCATATTATAATGATGGATTATCTTGTCAACACTCCAAAAGATGCGGAATTACTCGTTCAGAACGAAATTATGGGGCTTGG GCCTATTGCAAATTACCATGGCACAAGTGGAAGGCAACCTTga
- the LOC102619959 gene encoding putative UPF0481 protein At3g02645 isoform X2, with protein sequence MDARKHEHEGYDVLTDMEKLADALSGELESLHPLARECSIYRVPETTRCSNPTPRIVSIGPFHHGKEELKAMEEHKKRYLKCFLQRTKVRIASFLGFIKAREAELRNCYAETIHLGSDEFIKMVLVDAVFLIELFLKFYQPNFRTDEDLISRKSFLHVDMKHEILLLENQLPLFILNDLFNLAKTTMFETNLYEEFSFMTISCFWFRGNIAGYLPIQENLLEINFSRAKHFVDLLILCLQPSQSHSDIALKDVNIPSLKELHQAGVKFKPGSSKNLLDIKFNEGILEIPFLTVYGATERLYRNVLAFEMMHCYTSYFNDHIIMMDYLVNTPKDAELLVQNEIMGLGYTEAFPTLFHNLDNGCIINYSCFQYSGVVADLQAYCKLPWHKWKATLKQNYFNTPWASISVIAAVILLLLTSIQTVCSLI encoded by the coding sequence ATGGACGCCAGAAAGCATGAGCACGAGGGTTATGATGTATTGACTGATATGGAGAAGTTGGCAGATGCTTTGAGCGGGGAACTGGAGTCATTGCATCCCTTAGCCAGAGAGTGTTCCATCTACAGAGTTCCGGAGACCACGCGGTGTTCCAATCCAACTCCGCGAATAGTTTCAATTGGCCCTTTTCATCATGGTAAGGAAGAGCTAAAAGCCATGGAAGAGCATAAGAAAAGATACCTTAAGTGCTTTCTTCAACGAACTAAGGTACGCATAGCAAGTTTCCTTGGATTTATAAAGGCAAGGGAAGCAGAATTGCGCAACTGTTATGCTGAAACAATTCATCTTGGGAGTGATGAGTTCATAAAAATGGTTCTAGTGGATGCTGTGTTTCTCATTGAGCTCTTTCTGAAGTTTTATCAACCTAATTTCAGAACGGATGAGGATCTCATatcaagaaaatcatttttgcATGTTGATATGAAGCATGAGATTTTGCTGCTAGAAAATCAGCTTCCATTGTTCATTCTCAACGACTTGTTTAATCTAGCCAAAACAACAATGTTTGAAACGAACTTGTATGAGGAATTTTCCTTCATGACAATTTCCTGTTTTTGGTTCAGGGGTAATATTGCTGGATATCTTCCAATACAGGAGAATTTGCTAGAAATCAACTTTTCGAGAGCTAAACATTTTGTTGATCTGCTTATACTCTGTCTTCAGCCATCCCAGTCGCATTCAGATATTGCGTTGAAAGATGTGAACATTCCCAGTCTAAAGGAACTTCACCAAGCCGGAGTCAAGTTTAAACCGGGGTCAAGCAAAAATCTACTCGACATCAAATTTAATGAGGGAATTCTAGAAATTCCATTTTTAACGGTGTATGGTGCCACAGAGCGTTTGTACAGAAATGTTCTGGCTTTCGAGATGATGCATTGCTACACTAGCTATTTTAATGACCATATTATAATGATGGATTATCTTGTCAACACTCCAAAAGATGCGGAATTACTCGTTCAGAACGAAATTATGGGGCTTGGGTATACTGAAGCATTTCCAACTTTATTTCATAACCTTGATAATGGATGTATAATAAACTATTCTTGTTTCCAATATTCTGGTGTTGTTGCTGATCTACAGGCCTATTGCAAATTACCATGGCACAAGTGGAAGGCAACCTTgaagcaaaattatttcaacacTCCATGGGCGTCTATCTCTGTAATTGCAGCTGTTATTCTTCTTCTACTCACATCCATACAAACAGTTTGTTCCCTCATCTAG